From a region of the Enterobacter cancerogenus genome:
- a CDS encoding winged helix-turn-helix domain-containing protein: protein MSLPQLSLSAARHLHLAAQGLLKKPRRRAQPTDILSTVQRMSLLQIETINIVARSPYLVLFSRLGNYQPQWLDNALRQGELMEYWAHEACFLPRSDFALVRHRMLSPDKMGWKYRQEWMLEHAAEIEQLIAHIQEKGPVRSADFEHPRKGASGWWEWKPHKRHLEGLFTSGKVMVIERRNFQRVYDLTHRVMPHWDDLRDLLTQEAAEAVMLENSARSLGIFRPQWLADYYRLRQPALKPLLERWQQEQRVVPVSVDTLGEMWLHADLLPLLPQALDGKLQATHSAVLSPFDPVVWDRKRAEQLFNFSYRLECYTPAPKRQFGYFVLPLLHKGQLVGRMDAKMHRKTGTLEIIALYLEDGVKVTATLEKGLTSAISEFARWQDAHRVTLERLPDGLFNACRHGWETGTP from the coding sequence ATGTCTTTACCGCAACTCTCGCTTTCAGCCGCACGTCATCTTCACCTTGCCGCGCAGGGGCTTTTGAAAAAGCCGCGTCGTCGCGCTCAGCCCACTGATATTCTCTCTACCGTGCAGCGCATGTCGCTACTGCAAATCGAAACCATCAATATCGTGGCGCGCAGCCCTTATCTGGTGCTGTTTAGCCGTCTGGGGAACTATCAGCCTCAGTGGCTCGACAACGCCCTCAGGCAGGGCGAGCTGATGGAATATTGGGCGCACGAGGCCTGTTTCCTTCCGCGCAGCGACTTCGCGCTGGTCCGCCATCGGATGCTCTCCCCGGATAAGATGGGCTGGAAATACCGCCAGGAGTGGATGCTGGAGCACGCCGCTGAAATTGAGCAACTGATCGCGCATATTCAGGAGAAGGGGCCGGTACGGTCCGCTGATTTTGAACATCCCCGTAAAGGGGCCAGCGGCTGGTGGGAATGGAAGCCGCACAAACGTCATCTGGAAGGGTTATTTACTTCCGGCAAAGTCATGGTGATTGAGCGGCGTAACTTTCAGCGTGTATATGACCTGACGCACCGCGTGATGCCGCACTGGGACGACCTGCGCGATCTCCTCACTCAGGAGGCGGCTGAGGCCGTCATGCTTGAGAACAGCGCCCGCAGCCTGGGGATTTTCCGCCCGCAATGGCTGGCGGATTACTATCGTCTTCGCCAGCCAGCGCTGAAACCGCTGCTGGAGAGGTGGCAGCAGGAGCAGCGCGTCGTCCCCGTTTCGGTGGACACGCTGGGCGAAATGTGGCTGCATGCGGATCTCCTCCCGCTGCTGCCACAGGCGCTTGATGGCAAACTGCAGGCAACCCACAGCGCGGTACTCTCGCCATTCGACCCGGTAGTCTGGGACAGAAAACGGGCTGAGCAGCTCTTTAATTTCAGCTACCGGCTGGAGTGCTATACCCCGGCACCGAAACGCCAGTTCGGTTACTTCGTGTTACCGTTACTGCACAAAGGGCAGCTTGTCGGGCGGATGGATGCCAAAATGCACCGTAAAACCGGCACGCTTGAAATCATTGCGCTTTACCTTGAGGACGGCGTGAAAGTCACCGCGACCTTAGAAAAAGGATTAACGTCCGCGATTAGCGAGTTTGCGCGCTGGCAGGACGCCCACCGCGTGACGCTGGAGCGTCTGCCCGACGGGCTGTTTAACGCCTGTCGACATGGCTGGGAAACAGGCACTCCCTGA
- the lpxK gene encoding tetraacyldisaccharide 4'-kinase: MIARIWSGESPLWRLLLPLSWLYGLVSGAIRLLYRLGLKRAWRAPVPVVVVGNLTAGGNGKTPVVIWLVEQLQKRGIRAGVVSRGYGGNAVQYPLLLTPDTTTAEAGDEPVLIFQRTHAPVAVSPVRSEAVQALLAEHPVQIVITDDGLQHYALARDKEIVVIDGVRRFGNGWWLPAGPMRERASRLKSVDAVIVNGGEARAGEIPMHLHPGLAVNLLTGERKAVAQLTSLVAMAGIGHPPRFFATLEQCGAKLEKRVPLADHQALISEQVNALASPEQTLIMTEKDAVKCRAFAKENWWYLPVDAELSGEQPEQLLKELIALVH, translated from the coding sequence ATGATTGCACGCATCTGGTCAGGTGAATCTCCTCTCTGGCGACTGCTGCTGCCGCTCTCCTGGCTGTATGGCCTGGTGAGCGGTGCTATTCGCTTGCTGTACCGGCTTGGGCTGAAACGTGCATGGCGAGCGCCGGTGCCGGTTGTTGTGGTGGGGAATTTAACCGCAGGCGGAAACGGTAAAACGCCGGTGGTGATCTGGCTGGTAGAGCAATTGCAAAAACGCGGTATCCGCGCCGGGGTTGTGTCGCGGGGGTATGGCGGAAATGCGGTGCAGTATCCGTTGCTGCTGACCCCTGACACCACTACCGCCGAAGCGGGTGATGAGCCGGTGCTGATTTTTCAGCGTACCCACGCGCCGGTAGCAGTCTCGCCGGTGCGCAGCGAGGCCGTGCAGGCCCTGTTGGCAGAACATCCGGTTCAGATTGTCATCACTGACGATGGCCTGCAGCATTATGCCCTTGCGCGTGACAAAGAGATTGTTGTGATTGACGGTGTTCGCCGTTTCGGGAACGGCTGGTGGTTACCGGCCGGGCCAATGCGTGAGCGAGCCTCTCGCCTGAAAAGCGTTGATGCGGTTATTGTCAACGGCGGTGAAGCCAGAGCGGGGGAGATCCCGATGCACCTTCATCCGGGGCTGGCGGTAAATCTGCTTACCGGTGAAAGGAAAGCGGTCGCCCAACTGACGTCACTGGTGGCGATGGCGGGCATCGGCCATCCTCCGCGTTTCTTCGCGACGCTGGAACAGTGCGGCGCAAAACTTGAAAAGCGTGTTCCGCTAGCCGACCATCAGGCGCTGATATCGGAGCAGGTTAACGCCCTGGCGTCGCCTGAGCAGACGCTGATCATGACCGAAAAAGACGCGGTGAAATGCCGTGCCTTCGCGAAAGAAAACTGGTGGTATCTGCCGGTTGACGCTGAGCTTAGCGGCGAGCAACCGGAGCAACTGCTTAAAGAACTGATTGCGTTAGTGCATTAA